A genome region from Labilibaculum antarcticum includes the following:
- a CDS encoding NRDE family protein, with amino-acid sequence MCTLTYIPLGSDDFFFTTNRDENPIRVAEFPKIYPVKESFAIYPKDKLAQGTWMMCHENDLSLCLLNGAFEKHTPEPPYKKSRGLMVLEFADFSSIRDLILHYNFSGMEPFTLLVLSYKQKRNLEEVRWDGETIHYRKLDASKLHIWSSSTLYNKDAREMRQNWFTNWLKEQRDFSQENILSFHKTTGADDAFNGLVMNRKGKVKTLSITQIIRKNKEVSMYYEDLVKDESIDISLSKKSLF; translated from the coding sequence ATGTGCACATTAACATATATACCTTTGGGATCTGATGATTTTTTCTTTACTACAAATAGGGATGAAAATCCAATTCGTGTGGCCGAGTTTCCCAAAATTTATCCTGTTAAAGAATCTTTTGCTATTTACCCTAAAGATAAATTGGCTCAAGGAACATGGATGATGTGTCATGAAAATGATTTATCTCTTTGTTTGCTGAATGGAGCATTTGAGAAACACACACCTGAGCCACCTTATAAGAAAAGTAGAGGCTTAATGGTTCTTGAGTTTGCAGATTTTTCTTCAATCAGAGATTTAATTTTACATTATAATTTTAGTGGAATGGAACCATTCACACTTCTTGTTTTAAGCTATAAACAAAAGCGAAATCTGGAGGAAGTTCGTTGGGATGGAGAAACAATACATTATCGAAAATTAGATGCTTCAAAACTACATATTTGGTCATCGTCAACTTTGTATAATAAAGATGCTCGAGAAATGCGTCAGAATTGGTTTACAAATTGGCTGAAAGAACAACGTGATTTCTCTCAAGAGAATATTCTCTCATTTCATAAAACAACAGGAGCCGATGATGCTTTTAACGGTTTGGTGATGAATAGGAAAGGGAAGGTGAAAACCCTAAGTATAACGCAAATTATACGAAAGAATAAGGAAGTGTCTATGTATTATGAAGATCTGGTAAAAGATGAATCAATTGATATAAGTCTAAGTAAAAAGAGCCTCTTCTGA